In Amphiura filiformis chromosome 1, Afil_fr2py, whole genome shotgun sequence, the following are encoded in one genomic region:
- the LOC140164462 gene encoding DNA excision repair protein ERCC-8-like yields the protein MLKFLNARERGTHKPDALPRAEVTRRTFSLELSKTKDVQRIHMNGVNTLDIDPTEGRYLLSGGADGVMCVYDTECKPYTKEFTCQTICTVGRSNRNVHKKSVETVQWYPHDTGMFTSSSMDMKLKIWDTNALVPADVFDFEKPIYNHDMSPIATRHTLIAVGDLSHHITLCDLKSGSSTHILKGHKAAVMSVKWSTKDEFLLASGSRDSRVLLWDIRQAKGSLMTLDQHNGETVGSTSAAVHTAHNGHVNGLSFTEDGLHLVSFGTDDRLRLWETTSGKNTLINFGKCTNEGRKTLKLAVSIGSQPDAVFVPSVGDIAVYDLQNGELVYDLNGHYNAVNCCIYHPLYQELYSGGNDSNILIWEPEQMRIIEEDEEEKRQKKTKKFYGQNITATADTWSSDEDD from the exons ATGCTAAAGTTTCTCAATGCAAGAGAAAGAGGAACTCACAAGCCAGATGCATTGCCCCGAGCAGAAGTGACTCGTAGAACGTTTAGTTTAGAACTGAGTAAGACCAAAGATGTACAGCGAATTCACATGAATGGCGTCAATACACTGGATATAGATCCTACTGAAGGAAGATA TTTGCTATCTGGTGGTGCTGATGGTGTGATGTGTGTTTATGATACAGAGTGTAAACCATATACAAAGGAATTCACCTGTCAAACCATTTGTACTGTAGGAAG ATCAAATCGTAATGTCCACAAAAAAAGTGTTGAAACTGTGCAATGGTATCCACATGACACGGGAATGTTTACATCAAGTTCAATGGATATGAAACTCAAAATCTGGGATACCAATGCCTTAGTTCCTGCCGATGTATTTGACTTTGAAAAACCAATATATAACCATGATATGTCACCCATAGCAACAAGGCATACCCTTATAGCAG TTGGTGACCTGAGTCACCACATCACACTCTGTGACCTCAAATCAGGATCATCTACGCATATCTTAAAGGGTCACAAAGCAGCTGTCATGTCTGTCAAATGGTCCACAAAAGATGAATTCTTATTGGCCAGCGGCAG TCGTGACAGCCGTGTTTTACTGTGGGATATCAGGCAAGCCAAAGGCAGTCTTATGACACTGGACCAACACAATGGGGAGACTGTAGGGAGCACATCAGCAGCAG TGCATACAGCTCACAATGGCCATGTGAATGGGCTGAGTTTCACAGAGGATGGACTTCATCTTGTGAGTTTTGGTACAGATGACAGGCTCAGATTATGGGAGACCACTTCTGGAAAAAATACTTTG ATCAATTTTGGCAAGTGTACCAATGAGGGCAGGAAGACTCTCAAACTGGCCGTTTCCATTGGCTCACAACCAGATGCTGTATTTGTGCCAAGCGTAGGCGATATAGCTGTGTATGATCTACAGAATGGAGAGCTAGTGTATGACTTGAATGGCCATTATAATGCTGTTAACTGCTGTATCTATCATCCTCTGTATCAG GAACTGTACAGTGGAGGTAATGATAGTAATATTCTTATATGGGAGCCTGAGCAGATGAGAATCATAGAGGAGGATGAAGAAGAAAAGAGACAAAAGAAG ACAAAGAAATTCTATGGTCAAAATATCACAGCAACAGCAGATACATGGAGCAGTGATGAAGATGATTGA